One Mauremys mutica isolate MM-2020 ecotype Southern chromosome 9, ASM2049712v1, whole genome shotgun sequence DNA segment encodes these proteins:
- the LOC123376981 gene encoding uncharacterized protein LOC123376981 isoform X1: MGLAAGKERPGRQVMASMEGFAAVFYSEPSVLGLLSNVISAFLVCLQNFSFAHTNIRPEGVENILAGVHLILIGGLSQLLAGFLAFRKYDHLGGTAFLAFAALWSSYGATRVISGAYPPLNNTTLASENATFLLHTDAAQLSTSESAVAGLVAYIFISFILSFCSATVNYIMPFVFGAITLTLVFEGVGLFGQWALVVSGVLELVIVVCGLYGAVALLFKGITQRYVLPGFGNPLFNVLLLGSANSGSSKTTGEEKKKNTKYAEPMALNHLCDTISPFIFAFYTFGYMKTFYVGAIWVSIISICQLFSSFYSYLRDDVYYTTKFGVHSLYWLVMSWEEFTLTVFISIDNVQQSRMGMIGDWFFLATACMLFLMAFNKDVLEVLQNAAFILLTISTIHQIPIRGAYVFFGVSCSLYTAISLYATFASLINSIGEKALIPVGAQVMSSSTLQSVLMSVKSYLMRSKNIPGATICEVPDALFYICNGLAAVSAIQGTLNDPIRQHLSIPSVLIPGAIFQLYVCRIQVQRGRRFGSVLPFCYAAIWATWTWLRFAGHLLNIDAASDGGFTAGSIAFLVVNIFLMVIASYSNLVLLCLTFVMEVLIICFLLFTVEHLPVPLEIVMLSVFGAICIYGATSSLANCIFGKDLIMMGPPLFRVEMTKEDTKDPPPCFCPSSHRTSSLRSIANLLNEGAVCGVPTDTVYALAASCKQPEAIEKIYRIKDRPQEKPICIFISNLDQLRAAAPPFSPLLWEFMENVYPGGIGCIIKKGEWLKKLGVGAGYDRVGTKDSIMIRVPDQTVTVHLIDMTGPLAITSANPSGETDSTHHDMVISRLGHKLEGVLCDGESNEVVASTVVNCTKIDEGGITILREGCVPTAKVRQIFERVKNGDA; this comes from the exons GAAGACAGGTCATGGCGAGCATGGAGGGGTTTGCGGCTGTGTTCTACAGTGAGCCATCAGTGCTGGGGCTCCTCTCGAATGTGATCAGCGCTTTCCTCGTGTGCCTGCAGAACTTTTCCTTTGCTCACACCAACATCAGACCTGAGGGAGTAGAAAACATCCTGGCAG GGGTCCACCTCATTCTGATTGGAGGCCTGTCTCAACTCTTGGCTGGATTCCTCGCCTTCCGGAAGTATGACCACCTGGGTGGCACAGCCTTCCTGGCATTTGCAGCTCTGTGGAGCAGTTATGGGGCCACCCGGGTCATTTCAGGGGCATATCCCCCCTTAAACAACACAACGCTAGCCTCAGAAAATGCCACTTTTCTCCTCCACACTGATGCAGCCCAGCTCTCCACCAGTGAGAGTGCTGTCGCTGGGTTGGTGGCttatattttcatttcatttatcCTCTCCTTCTGCTCAGCCACCGTGAACTACATCATGCCCTTCGTGTTTGGAGCCATCACCCTCACCTTGGTGTTCGAAGGGGTGGGGCTTTTTGGCCAGTGGGCGCTGGTTGTGTCAGGGGTCCTGGAGCTGGTCATTGTTGTCTGTGGGCTGTATGGAGCAGTAGCTCTCCTTTTCAAAGGCATCACTCAAAGGTATGTTCTGCCGGGCTTCGGGAACCCTCTCTTCAATGTCTTGCTGCTGGGCTCAGCTAACAGTGGCTCTTCCAAGActactggggaggagaagaaaaagaACACAAAGTATGCTGAGCCAATGGCCCTAAACCACTTATGTGACACCATTTCCCCCTTCATATTTGCCTTCTACACTTTTGGGTACATGAAGACCTTCTATGTAGGAGCCATATGGGTTAGCATCATCTCCATCTGCCAGCTCTTCTCCAGCTTCTATAGCTACTTGCGAGACGATGTTTATTATACCACCAAGTTTGGTGTCCACAGTCTGTACTGGCTGGTGATGTCTTGGGAAGAGTTCACACTGACTGTCTTCATCAGCATAGACAATGTGCAGCAAAGCAGGATGGGAATGATTGGGGACTGGTTCTTCCTGGCCACTGCTTGCATGCTGTTCCTGATGGCCTTCAATAAGGATGTTCTAGAGGTGCTGCAAAATGCTGCTTTCATTCTTCTCACTATCTCCACCATCCACCAGATTCCAATTAGAGGCGCTTATGTGTTCTTTGGGGTTTCCTGCAGCCTTTACACGGCTATCTCGCTCTACGCCACTTTTGCAAGCCTCATTAACTCAATAGGTGAAAAGGCGCTGATCCCTGTTGGTGCCCAAGTTATGTCCAGCTCAACGCTCCAGAGTGTACTGATGAGTGTCAAAAGCTACCTCATGAGGTCTAAGAATATCCCAGGGGCCACCATCTGTGAGGTCCCCGATGCCTTGTTCTACATCTGCAATGGCCTGGCTGCTGTCTCTGCCATCCAGGGTACTTTAAATGACCCCATCAGACAGCATCTCTCTATTCCCTCCGTGCTAATCCCAGGAGCCATATTTCAGCTGTATGTGTGTAGGATCCAGGTCCAAAGAGGAAGAAGATTTGGGTCCGTTCTTCCATTCTGCTATGCTGCTATCTGGGCAACATGGACCTGGCTCCGTTTTGCAG GTCACTTACTGAACATTGATGCTGCGAGTGATGGAGGATTCACAGCAGGATCCATAGCCTTTTTGGTAGTCAACATCTTTTTAATGGTTATAG CTTCCTATTCGAACCTGGTGCTCCTTTGCCTGACCTTTGTGATGGAGGTTTTGATCATTTGTTTTCTGCTGTTTACGGTGGAACACCTCCCAGTGCCCCTTGAGA TTGTGATGCTGTCTGTCTTCGGTGCTATCTGCATCTATGGAGCAACGTCATCACTGGCAAACTGCATATTTGGCAAAGACCTCATAATGATGGGACCCCCTCTCTTTAGG GTTGAGATGACTAAGGAGGACACTAAAGATCCTCCACCCTgtttctgccccagctcccatcGAACCAGCAGCCTGAGGAGCATTGCAAACTTGCTGAATGAAGGTGCAGTGTGCGGAGTGCCTACAGACACAGTGTATGCTCTGGCAGCTTCCTGCAAACAGCCAGAAGCCATTGAGAAAATCTACAGAATCAAG GACAGGCCTCAAGAGAAGcccatctgcatcttcatttcaaaCCTGGACCAGTTGCGAGCTGCTGCTCCTCCCTTCAGCCCTCTGCTTTGGGAATTTATGGAGAACGTTTACCCTGGAGGCATTGGATGCATCATCAAGAAAGGAGAATGGCTGAAGAAGTTAG GGGTTGGAGCAGGCTATGACCGAGTCGGGACCAAGGACAGCATAATGATCAGAGTGCCTGACCAAACCGTCACCGTCCATCTCATAGACATGACAGGCCCCTTGGCCATCACCTCTGCTAATCCCAGTGGAGAGACTGACAGCACCCACCACGACATGGTCATCTC GCGTCTTGGCCACAAGCTAGAGGGGGTTCTCTGTGATGGGGAATCCAACGAGGTGGTGGCATCCACGGTGGTCAACTGCACAAAGATCGATGAAG GTGGCATCACCATCCTGAGAGAAGGCTGTGTGCCCACAGCCAAGGTGCGGCAGATATTTGAAAGGGTGAAGAACGGAGATGCATGA
- the LOC123376981 gene encoding uncharacterized protein LOC123376981 isoform X2, which produces MASMEGFAAVFYSEPSVLGLLSNVISAFLVCLQNFSFAHTNIRPEGVENILAGVHLILIGGLSQLLAGFLAFRKYDHLGGTAFLAFAALWSSYGATRVISGAYPPLNNTTLASENATFLLHTDAAQLSTSESAVAGLVAYIFISFILSFCSATVNYIMPFVFGAITLTLVFEGVGLFGQWALVVSGVLELVIVVCGLYGAVALLFKGITQRYVLPGFGNPLFNVLLLGSANSGSSKTTGEEKKKNTKYAEPMALNHLCDTISPFIFAFYTFGYMKTFYVGAIWVSIISICQLFSSFYSYLRDDVYYTTKFGVHSLYWLVMSWEEFTLTVFISIDNVQQSRMGMIGDWFFLATACMLFLMAFNKDVLEVLQNAAFILLTISTIHQIPIRGAYVFFGVSCSLYTAISLYATFASLINSIGEKALIPVGAQVMSSSTLQSVLMSVKSYLMRSKNIPGATICEVPDALFYICNGLAAVSAIQGTLNDPIRQHLSIPSVLIPGAIFQLYVCRIQVQRGRRFGSVLPFCYAAIWATWTWLRFAGHLLNIDAASDGGFTAGSIAFLVVNIFLMVIASYSNLVLLCLTFVMEVLIICFLLFTVEHLPVPLEIVMLSVFGAICIYGATSSLANCIFGKDLIMMGPPLFRVEMTKEDTKDPPPCFCPSSHRTSSLRSIANLLNEGAVCGVPTDTVYALAASCKQPEAIEKIYRIKDRPQEKPICIFISNLDQLRAAAPPFSPLLWEFMENVYPGGIGCIIKKGEWLKKLGVGAGYDRVGTKDSIMIRVPDQTVTVHLIDMTGPLAITSANPSGETDSTHHDMVISRLGHKLEGVLCDGESNEVVASTVVNCTKIDEGGITILREGCVPTAKVRQIFERVKNGDA; this is translated from the exons ATGGCGAGCATGGAGGGGTTTGCGGCTGTGTTCTACAGTGAGCCATCAGTGCTGGGGCTCCTCTCGAATGTGATCAGCGCTTTCCTCGTGTGCCTGCAGAACTTTTCCTTTGCTCACACCAACATCAGACCTGAGGGAGTAGAAAACATCCTGGCAG GGGTCCACCTCATTCTGATTGGAGGCCTGTCTCAACTCTTGGCTGGATTCCTCGCCTTCCGGAAGTATGACCACCTGGGTGGCACAGCCTTCCTGGCATTTGCAGCTCTGTGGAGCAGTTATGGGGCCACCCGGGTCATTTCAGGGGCATATCCCCCCTTAAACAACACAACGCTAGCCTCAGAAAATGCCACTTTTCTCCTCCACACTGATGCAGCCCAGCTCTCCACCAGTGAGAGTGCTGTCGCTGGGTTGGTGGCttatattttcatttcatttatcCTCTCCTTCTGCTCAGCCACCGTGAACTACATCATGCCCTTCGTGTTTGGAGCCATCACCCTCACCTTGGTGTTCGAAGGGGTGGGGCTTTTTGGCCAGTGGGCGCTGGTTGTGTCAGGGGTCCTGGAGCTGGTCATTGTTGTCTGTGGGCTGTATGGAGCAGTAGCTCTCCTTTTCAAAGGCATCACTCAAAGGTATGTTCTGCCGGGCTTCGGGAACCCTCTCTTCAATGTCTTGCTGCTGGGCTCAGCTAACAGTGGCTCTTCCAAGActactggggaggagaagaaaaagaACACAAAGTATGCTGAGCCAATGGCCCTAAACCACTTATGTGACACCATTTCCCCCTTCATATTTGCCTTCTACACTTTTGGGTACATGAAGACCTTCTATGTAGGAGCCATATGGGTTAGCATCATCTCCATCTGCCAGCTCTTCTCCAGCTTCTATAGCTACTTGCGAGACGATGTTTATTATACCACCAAGTTTGGTGTCCACAGTCTGTACTGGCTGGTGATGTCTTGGGAAGAGTTCACACTGACTGTCTTCATCAGCATAGACAATGTGCAGCAAAGCAGGATGGGAATGATTGGGGACTGGTTCTTCCTGGCCACTGCTTGCATGCTGTTCCTGATGGCCTTCAATAAGGATGTTCTAGAGGTGCTGCAAAATGCTGCTTTCATTCTTCTCACTATCTCCACCATCCACCAGATTCCAATTAGAGGCGCTTATGTGTTCTTTGGGGTTTCCTGCAGCCTTTACACGGCTATCTCGCTCTACGCCACTTTTGCAAGCCTCATTAACTCAATAGGTGAAAAGGCGCTGATCCCTGTTGGTGCCCAAGTTATGTCCAGCTCAACGCTCCAGAGTGTACTGATGAGTGTCAAAAGCTACCTCATGAGGTCTAAGAATATCCCAGGGGCCACCATCTGTGAGGTCCCCGATGCCTTGTTCTACATCTGCAATGGCCTGGCTGCTGTCTCTGCCATCCAGGGTACTTTAAATGACCCCATCAGACAGCATCTCTCTATTCCCTCCGTGCTAATCCCAGGAGCCATATTTCAGCTGTATGTGTGTAGGATCCAGGTCCAAAGAGGAAGAAGATTTGGGTCCGTTCTTCCATTCTGCTATGCTGCTATCTGGGCAACATGGACCTGGCTCCGTTTTGCAG GTCACTTACTGAACATTGATGCTGCGAGTGATGGAGGATTCACAGCAGGATCCATAGCCTTTTTGGTAGTCAACATCTTTTTAATGGTTATAG CTTCCTATTCGAACCTGGTGCTCCTTTGCCTGACCTTTGTGATGGAGGTTTTGATCATTTGTTTTCTGCTGTTTACGGTGGAACACCTCCCAGTGCCCCTTGAGA TTGTGATGCTGTCTGTCTTCGGTGCTATCTGCATCTATGGAGCAACGTCATCACTGGCAAACTGCATATTTGGCAAAGACCTCATAATGATGGGACCCCCTCTCTTTAGG GTTGAGATGACTAAGGAGGACACTAAAGATCCTCCACCCTgtttctgccccagctcccatcGAACCAGCAGCCTGAGGAGCATTGCAAACTTGCTGAATGAAGGTGCAGTGTGCGGAGTGCCTACAGACACAGTGTATGCTCTGGCAGCTTCCTGCAAACAGCCAGAAGCCATTGAGAAAATCTACAGAATCAAG GACAGGCCTCAAGAGAAGcccatctgcatcttcatttcaaaCCTGGACCAGTTGCGAGCTGCTGCTCCTCCCTTCAGCCCTCTGCTTTGGGAATTTATGGAGAACGTTTACCCTGGAGGCATTGGATGCATCATCAAGAAAGGAGAATGGCTGAAGAAGTTAG GGGTTGGAGCAGGCTATGACCGAGTCGGGACCAAGGACAGCATAATGATCAGAGTGCCTGACCAAACCGTCACCGTCCATCTCATAGACATGACAGGCCCCTTGGCCATCACCTCTGCTAATCCCAGTGGAGAGACTGACAGCACCCACCACGACATGGTCATCTC GCGTCTTGGCCACAAGCTAGAGGGGGTTCTCTGTGATGGGGAATCCAACGAGGTGGTGGCATCCACGGTGGTCAACTGCACAAAGATCGATGAAG GTGGCATCACCATCCTGAGAGAAGGCTGTGTGCCCACAGCCAAGGTGCGGCAGATATTTGAAAGGGTGAAGAACGGAGATGCATGA